A genomic region of Prochlorococcus marinus XMU1405 contains the following coding sequences:
- the mreC gene encoding rod shape-determining protein MreC — translation MLDIRRISSSRWWHKKKIWIFFGIFLFLAFVRISKGSLYKDFFYFISKPFWPGQFQKEIILKSIDQESTIKLNLFKKDNIRLREILSLQQSSNKDNISAAVISRKTGGWWRQIILNKGSKDGVEIGSTVTGPGGLLGRVNNTSFFTSSVTLLTSPESKLGVWIDRSQINGLLVGSGDDHPSLILYSKDADIQIGDFVSSSPASSLLPPNIPIGIVQSIDDISRSRKTAKISLLANPHLIDWVQILKVKI, via the coding sequence ATGTTAGATATCCGACGAATTTCTTCTAGTCGTTGGTGGCATAAAAAGAAAATTTGGATATTCTTTGGAATTTTTTTATTTTTAGCTTTCGTAAGGATTTCCAAAGGATCTTTATATAAAGATTTTTTTTACTTTATTTCCAAGCCTTTTTGGCCTGGTCAATTTCAAAAAGAAATAATTCTAAAGAGCATTGATCAAGAATCTACAATAAAATTGAATCTTTTTAAAAAGGATAATATAAGATTGCGGGAAATTTTATCTCTTCAACAATCATCCAATAAAGACAATATTTCAGCAGCAGTGATTTCCAGAAAAACAGGAGGTTGGTGGAGACAAATAATTTTAAACAAAGGTTCAAAAGATGGAGTGGAAATTGGTAGTACTGTTACTGGCCCAGGTGGATTATTAGGAAGAGTAAATAATACGTCTTTTTTTACTTCTTCGGTAACATTATTAACTTCTCCAGAAAGTAAATTAGGTGTATGGATAGATAGAAGTCAAATTAATGGGCTACTAGTTGGTTCAGGAGATGATCATCCTAGCCTTATACTGTATTCGAAAGATGCTGATATTCAAATAGGAGATTTTGTATCATCTTCTCCTGCTAGTTCTTTATTACCTCCAAATATTCCTATTGGGATTGTCCAATCTATAGATGACATATCTCGATCAAGAAAAACGGCAAAGATTTCACTTTTGGCAAATCCTCATTTAATTGATTGGGTGCAAATTTTAAAAGTAAAAATTTAA